The Physeter macrocephalus isolate SW-GA unplaced genomic scaffold, ASM283717v5 random_6045, whole genome shotgun sequence genome window below encodes:
- the LOC114485848 gene encoding merozoite 31 kDa surface antigen-like gives MAATVHVIVATTVMLLVSSARANNDEIVSCTQNQVLQTSVTKPGAVLKLQCPSSYTISPTCTPKVGNVFSDDSCSNMTTLSDLCPGASGTQASATDNPVVLTFPQLPKNETTFYFKCTQSSNWCKFAVTVSAAPPGGPQVCAVKNTSVALALKGEGGTTQFACGAGLELNPANAKKVYDGNCTEEEDLKDMTLTGSSDSYYMLKADKAPKDQTICYVCGAAGSKGMGAETCAVLISVSAGSGLAALSVFGLALPCVLALLHFT, from the exons ATGGCGGCGACTGTTCATGTGATCGTGGCTACCACGGTGATGCTGCTTGTCTCCTCGGCTCGTGCAAACAATGATGAGATTGTTAGTTGCACCCAAAACCAAGTGTTGCAAACTTCAGTCACTAAACCTGGAGCTGTGCTAAAACTGCAGTGCCCTAGTTCTTATACAATATCTCCCACTTGTACGCCGAAGGTGGGAAATGTCTTTAGTGACGATTCTTGCTCGAATATGACGACCCTTTCCGATCTGTGCCCCGGCGCATCGGGAACCCAGGCGAGTGCCACTGACAATCCGGTAGTACTGACGTTTCCGCAGTTGCCAAAAAATGAAACGACCTTCTACTTTAAATGCACCCAAAGTTCTAATTGGTGCAAGTTCGCTGTGACGGTGAGCGCAGCACCTCCGGGAG GTCCCCAAGTATGTGCAGTGAAGAACACCAGTGTTGCGTTGGCGCTCAAGGGAGAGGGAGGCACCACACAATTTGCTTGTGGAGCTGGGCTTGAATTGAATCCGGCGAATGCGAAGAAAGTTTACGATGGAAACTGCACTGAAGAGGAAGATCTGAAAGACATGACGCTTACTGGCAGCAGTGACAGCTATTACATGTTGAAAGCCGACAAAGCACCGAAGGACCAAACAATTTGCTATGTGTGTGGGGCTGCAGGTAGCAAGGGGATGGGGGCGGAAACCTGCGCAGTGTTGATCAGCGTTAGCGCAGGCTCAGGCCTCGCTGCCTTGTCTGTTTTTGGCCTTGCCTTACCTTGTGTTCTGGCTTTGCTTCATTTCACTTGA